The following proteins are co-located in the Halictus rubicundus isolate RS-2024b chromosome 1, iyHalRubi1_principal, whole genome shotgun sequence genome:
- the LOC143355548 gene encoding uncharacterized protein LOC143355548 codes for MSQKGPDGSAACENEMSTSKSSSLLRLNQEGRRGSADWQDQDTDSEISETDFLTKGAFLLTPSHELSIEKAATICEKMNFRGAFSLTKTATGILFKFSNIDDFQAVYKKGFHKVTGARFYKKVAIPCRPAKTFTVYVLDVPEELPEEDIRHALYKYRSIVEVTRLPLNTGTVLKAINDKLKSDAHNQNEPATIYTGPPVIRVTLASVEETSMLLSRGLDFYGATYFPTETPHPAAQPLAKYKNNRWFELAAIGAGQRVRDLLPVFDNAGFNKLSPPASRLIKPQKN; via the exons ATGTCTCAGAAGGGCCCGGACGGCAGTGCCGCGTGCGAAAACGAAATGTCCACGTCGAAAAGCAGCTCGTTGCTTAGGCTGAACCAGGAGGGTCGTCGCGGATCCGCCGATTGGCAGGATCAGGACACCGATTCTGAAATCAGCGAGACCGATTTCCTAACCAAGGGCGCGTTCCTCTTGACGCCCAGCCACGAGCTGAGCATCGAGAAGGCGGCCACCATCTGCGAGAAGATGAACTTCCG TGGCGCGTTCTCCTTGACGAAGACGGCGACCGGTATACTCTTCAAGTTCAGCAACATCGACGATTTTCAGGCGGTCTACAAAAAGGGCTTCCACAAAGTCACCGGGGCACGCTTCTACAAGAAG GTCGCCATACCGTGCAGACCCGCAAAGACATTCACCGTCTACGTTTTGGACGTACCCGAAGAATTACCCGAAGAGGATATTAGGCATGCTCTCTACAAGTACCGGTCCATAGTCGAAGTTACGCGGTTGCCCCTCAACACCGGCACCGTTC TGAAAGCGATCAACGACAAGCTGAAAAGCGACGCTCACAACCAAAACGAGCCGGCGACGATTTACACTGGACCACCCGTTATAAGGGTTACCCTGGCCAGCGTGGAGGAGACCTCGATGCTGCTGAGCCGTGGTCTGGATTTTTATGGGGCCACATATTTCCCCACCGAAACGCCCCATCCAGCTGCTCAACCCCTTGCCAAATACAAAAACAACAG GTGGTTCGAGCTGGCAGCCATTGGCGCCGGACAAAGAGTCAGAGACTTGCTTCCGGTCTTCGACAACGCGGGCTTCAACAAATTGTCACCTCCGGCCAGCCGGCTGATAAAACCGCAAAAAAATTGA